A portion of the Vibrio coralliirubri genome contains these proteins:
- the arcC gene encoding carbamate kinase translates to MTKQTVVVALGGNALLRRGEPLEADVQRRNIETAVKTISEIAKVYNVVLVHGNGPQVGLLALQGLEYKKVNPYPLDVLGSETQGMIGYMLMQEFKNYLPNRNISCMLTQMTVDPNDPAFADPTKPIGPIYEEAEARELAEKFHWIVKPDGQHFRRVVPSPRPTGIVEHEAITQLIDAGHLVICTGGGGIPVKKENGKLVGVEAVIDKDMSAAFLAKQLDADALLILTDADAVYLDWDKPTQHALRSTTPSELAQFEFDAGSMGPKIEASCEFIQQGGKVVGIGALEDGLQILQGLAGTNITKD, encoded by the coding sequence ATGACTAAGCAAACTGTTGTTGTTGCACTCGGCGGTAACGCCCTACTTCGTCGCGGTGAACCGTTAGAAGCCGATGTTCAACGCCGTAATATTGAAACTGCGGTTAAAACCATCTCTGAAATCGCAAAAGTGTACAACGTGGTTCTAGTGCACGGTAATGGCCCACAAGTTGGTCTACTTGCTCTGCAAGGTTTGGAATACAAAAAAGTAAATCCATATCCGCTAGATGTATTGGGCAGTGAGACTCAAGGCATGATCGGCTACATGCTGATGCAAGAGTTCAAGAACTATCTGCCTAACCGCAACATCTCGTGCATGTTGACGCAAATGACGGTTGATCCAAACGATCCTGCATTCGCAGATCCAACTAAGCCGATTGGCCCGATCTACGAAGAAGCAGAAGCACGTGAATTGGCGGAGAAATTCCACTGGATCGTCAAACCAGACGGCCAACACTTCCGTCGCGTTGTGCCAAGCCCACGCCCTACTGGCATTGTTGAACACGAAGCGATCACCCAACTTATCGATGCAGGCCACCTCGTAATTTGTACTGGCGGCGGCGGCATCCCAGTGAAAAAAGAGAACGGCAAATTAGTCGGTGTTGAAGCAGTTATCGACAAAGACATGTCAGCGGCTTTCTTGGCGAAACAACTGGATGCGGATGCGCTGCTTATTTTGACCGACGCGGACGCTGTTTATCTTGATTGGGACAAACCGACTCAACACGCACTGCGCAGCACCACACCAAGCGAACTGGCGCAATTCGAATTTGATGCAGGCTCTATGGGACCAAAAATTGAAGCATCGTGCGAATTCATTCAGCAAGGCGGCAAGGTTGTAGGTATCGGCGCACTCGAAGATGGTTTGCAAATCCTGCAAGGCTTGGCGGGCACCAACATCACCAAAGATTAA
- the arcA gene encoding arginine deiminase has translation MSKFYVGSEIGQLRRVLVHRPRRALTHLTPSNCHDLLFDDVLAVERAGKEHDAFTQTLRDQGVEVLLLTDLLADTLAVPEAKDWLLNHQVSDYRLGKTFANDVRCYLGDLPNLELAKILTGGLSYAEMPMKSSSMMQGMHAPTDFIIEPLPNHLFTRDTSCWVYGGVSINPMAKPARQRETNHVRAIYRWHPTFAGQDFIKYFGDEENISYDNSTIEGGDVLVIGRGTVLIGMSERTTAQGVEHLASSLFKHGQAKQVIAMQLPKHRSCMHLDTVMTHMNEDTFSVYPEVVSKDVQCWNLTGDESGAVKVKEEGYFVTAIEKALGVDKLNLITTGGDNFHAEREQWNDANNVLTVKPGVVIGYEGNTYTNEKYDKAGITVLPIPGDELGRGRGGARCMSCPIERDGI, from the coding sequence ATGAGTAAGTTCTATGTAGGTTCTGAAATAGGTCAATTACGCCGCGTTCTAGTTCACCGTCCAAGACGCGCACTGACTCACCTAACACCCTCTAACTGTCACGATTTACTATTTGATGACGTACTGGCTGTTGAGCGTGCAGGTAAAGAGCATGACGCATTTACTCAAACGCTACGTGATCAAGGTGTTGAAGTTCTTCTTCTTACTGACCTACTAGCAGACACGCTAGCAGTGCCAGAAGCGAAAGATTGGCTTTTGAATCATCAAGTTTCTGATTACCGCTTAGGCAAAACTTTTGCTAACGACGTGCGTTGCTACTTGGGCGACTTACCAAACCTAGAGCTAGCAAAAATCCTAACGGGCGGTCTGTCTTACGCTGAGATGCCAATGAAATCATCTTCAATGATGCAAGGCATGCACGCACCAACCGACTTCATTATCGAACCGCTACCAAACCACCTATTTACTCGTGACACATCTTGCTGGGTATACGGTGGCGTATCCATCAACCCGATGGCGAAACCAGCTCGTCAACGTGAAACCAACCACGTTCGCGCTATTTACCGCTGGCACCCAACATTCGCAGGCCAAGACTTCATTAAATACTTCGGCGATGAAGAAAACATCAGCTACGACAACTCAACGATTGAAGGCGGTGACGTTCTTGTAATCGGTCGTGGCACCGTTCTTATCGGTATGTCTGAGCGCACAACAGCACAAGGTGTTGAGCACTTAGCATCTAGCCTATTCAAACACGGCCAAGCGAAACAAGTTATCGCAATGCAGCTACCAAAACACCGCTCTTGCATGCACTTAGACACCGTGATGACGCACATGAACGAAGATACGTTCTCTGTTTACCCTGAAGTGGTAAGTAAAGACGTGCAGTGCTGGAACCTAACTGGCGATGAGTCTGGCGCTGTGAAAGTGAAAGAAGAAGGCTACTTCGTAACGGCTATCGAAAAAGCACTTGGCGTAGACAAGCTAAACCTAATCACGACCGGTGGTGACAACTTCCATGCAGAGCGTGAGCAGTGGAACGATGCAAACAACGTTCTAACGGTTAAACCTGGCGTCGTGATTGGCTACGAAGGCAACACATACACCAATGAAAAATACGACAAAGCAGGCATCACGGTTCTTCCGATTCCAGGAGACGAACTTGGCCGCGGTCGCGGTGGCGCACGCTGCATGAGCTGCCCAATTGAGCGTGATGGTATCTAA
- a CDS encoding YfcC family protein, with amino-acid sequence MTTQTIPSEKKKGGFFANFKFPSAYTILFILIAFVALLTWIVPAGQYDRAMNEELGREVPVTGTYQAVEGNPQGVIDVLLAPIDGFYDHNSYEAAAIDVSLFILIIGGFLGLVTKTGAIDAGIERVTARLEGREELMIPILMALFAAGGTVYGMAEESLPFYTLLVPVMMAARFDPLVAAATVLLGAGIGVLGSTINPFATVIAANASGIPFTDGIVLRIAMLIIGWGICVAYVMRYARMVQADPTTSIVYDKYEENKAHFLGNASGEKLEFTATRKLILTIFGGSFAVMIYGVSVAGWWMAEISAMFLAATIIVGIVARMSEEEFTTSFIDGARDLLGVALIIGIARGIVVVMDRGMITDTILFSAEQMVTGLSSVIFINVMFFLEILLSFLVPSTSGLAVLTMPIMAPLADFAGVGRDLVITAYQSASGLVNLITPTSAVVMGGLAIARVPYVRWVKWVMPLVGILMVFCIVVLSIGALI; translated from the coding sequence ATGACAACTCAAACGATACCAAGCGAGAAAAAAAAGGGCGGCTTCTTTGCCAACTTTAAATTCCCTTCTGCCTACACCATTCTATTTATTCTGATTGCGTTCGTCGCACTGCTTACCTGGATTGTTCCAGCAGGCCAATACGACCGTGCAATGAATGAAGAGCTAGGCCGAGAAGTACCCGTAACCGGAACCTATCAAGCGGTAGAAGGTAACCCTCAAGGCGTGATTGATGTACTGCTAGCGCCTATTGACGGCTTCTACGACCACAATAGCTATGAAGCGGCGGCTATCGACGTTTCGCTGTTCATCTTAATCATTGGTGGCTTCTTAGGGTTAGTAACCAAAACGGGTGCCATTGATGCCGGTATCGAGCGCGTTACCGCCCGCTTAGAAGGACGAGAAGAGTTGATGATACCCATACTGATGGCGCTGTTTGCCGCAGGTGGTACTGTCTACGGCATGGCGGAAGAATCACTGCCCTTCTATACATTGCTAGTGCCGGTAATGATGGCAGCTCGCTTTGACCCTCTTGTTGCCGCTGCGACCGTACTGCTTGGCGCAGGTATTGGGGTGCTGGGTTCAACGATTAACCCATTCGCAACCGTGATCGCTGCCAACGCCTCTGGTATTCCATTTACAGACGGTATCGTGTTGCGCATTGCTATGTTGATTATTGGTTGGGGTATTTGTGTTGCCTACGTGATGCGTTACGCAAGAATGGTTCAAGCCGATCCAACAACATCAATTGTCTACGACAAATACGAAGAAAACAAAGCACACTTCTTAGGTAATGCGAGCGGCGAAAAACTTGAATTCACCGCGACTCGTAAACTGATTCTGACCATTTTTGGTGGCTCGTTCGCTGTAATGATTTACGGTGTATCCGTTGCTGGATGGTGGATGGCTGAGATCTCAGCGATGTTCTTAGCAGCAACCATCATCGTTGGTATTGTGGCTCGCATGAGCGAAGAAGAGTTTACCACCAGCTTCATTGATGGTGCCCGCGACCTACTTGGCGTTGCGCTCATCATAGGTATTGCACGTGGTATTGTGGTGGTGATGGACCGCGGTATGATCACCGATACTATTCTCTTCTCTGCAGAACAGATGGTAACGGGGCTTTCTTCGGTTATCTTCATTAACGTTATGTTCTTCTTAGAGATTCTACTGTCGTTCTTAGTGCCATCAACCTCTGGCTTAGCGGTACTTACCATGCCAATCATGGCACCATTGGCAGACTTTGCCGGTGTAGGTCGTGACCTGGTTATCACTGCGTACCAATCAGCATCTGGCTTGGTGAACCTAATCACCCCAACCTCAGCGGTGGTGATGGGTGGCTTGGCGATTGCTCGCGTCCCTTACGTGCGCTGGGTTAAGTGGGTGATGCCACTAGTCGGTATCTTGATGGTGTTCTGCATTGTTGTACTGAGTATTGGTGCGCTTATCTAA
- a CDS encoding anaerobic C4-dicarboxylate transporter, translating into MIAVELFVVLLFIFLGARIGGIGIGFAGGAGVIALSLILGVPTSQSFIPIDVILIIMSVITAIAAMQVAGGMDWLVQIAENFLRKHPERITFYAPIVTFVMTLMAGTGHTAFSTLPVIAEVAKGQGVRPSRPLSIAVVASQIAITASPISAAVVAFAAMLAPFGVDYLTLLMVCIPTTFIACMVGAVVANYMGSELKDDPVYQERLEKGLIKLATEEKREILPTAKKATYIFLAAIGFVVCYAAAISSSVGLIENPALGRNEAIMSVMLAAAAAIVMFTKIDAAKISSAPTFRSGMTACVCVLGVAWLGSTFVNAHVAEIKDVAGALLADYPWMLALVLFFASMLLYSQGATTVALMPAALAIGVAPLTAVASFAAVSALFVLPTYPTLLAAVEMDDTGSTRIGNYVFNHPFFIPGVVTISTAVALGFAFGGLFI; encoded by the coding sequence ATGATTGCAGTAGAACTGTTTGTCGTCCTGCTCTTTATCTTTTTGGGGGCCAGAATTGGCGGTATCGGTATTGGTTTTGCCGGTGGTGCTGGTGTTATTGCCCTTTCACTTATTCTTGGCGTTCCAACAAGCCAATCTTTCATCCCGATCGACGTAATCTTGATCATCATGTCAGTTATCACCGCAATTGCTGCAATGCAAGTTGCTGGCGGTATGGACTGGTTGGTACAAATTGCCGAAAACTTTTTGCGTAAACACCCTGAACGCATCACCTTTTACGCGCCGATTGTGACCTTTGTAATGACGCTGATGGCGGGTACTGGTCACACAGCATTCTCTACGCTTCCTGTTATTGCAGAAGTAGCGAAAGGCCAAGGCGTTCGTCCTTCTCGTCCACTGTCTATCGCAGTTGTCGCTTCTCAAATTGCTATCACAGCTTCGCCAATCTCGGCTGCAGTTGTCGCTTTCGCAGCAATGCTGGCACCATTTGGTGTTGATTACCTAACGCTATTGATGGTTTGTATCCCAACAACCTTCATCGCTTGTATGGTTGGTGCGGTTGTTGCTAACTACATGGGTAGCGAACTGAAAGACGATCCTGTTTACCAAGAACGTCTAGAGAAAGGTCTAATCAAACTGGCGACAGAAGAGAAACGCGAAATTCTACCAACGGCGAAGAAAGCAACGTACATCTTCCTAGCAGCAATTGGTTTCGTGGTTTGTTACGCAGCGGCTATCTCTAGCTCTGTTGGCCTAATTGAAAACCCAGCGCTAGGTCGTAACGAAGCGATCATGTCTGTGATGCTGGCAGCAGCAGCGGCTATCGTGATGTTCACTAAGATTGATGCGGCGAAGATTTCTTCTGCGCCAACGTTCCGTTCTGGTATGACGGCATGTGTATGTGTACTTGGTGTGGCTTGGTTAGGTTCAACGTTTGTAAACGCACACGTAGCTGAAATCAAAGACGTAGCAGGCGCTCTACTGGCTGACTACCCATGGATGCTGGCTCTTGTTCTGTTCTTCGCTTCTATGCTGCTTTACTCTCAAGGCGCAACAACGGTTGCACTGATGCCTGCAGCACTAGCGATTGGCGTAGCACCACTAACAGCCGTTGCTTCTTTTGCTGCGGTAAGTGCGCTGTTCGTACTTCCAACTTACCCTACACTACTAGCAGCGGTTGAGATGGATGACACAGGCTCAACGCGTATCGGTAACTACGTATTCAACCACCCGTTCTTCATTCCAGGTGTGGTAACAATCAGTACTGCGGTAGCACTAGGCTTCGCATTCGGCGGTCTGTTTATCTAA
- the aspA gene encoding aspartate ammonia-lyase: protein MATQSEAQVEAPQATRLEEDLLGQRHVPADAYYGIHTLRAVENFNISNVTISDVPEFVRGMVMTKKAAALANKELGVIPSEVAKYIIQACDLILDTGKCMDQFPSDVFQGGAGTSVNMNANEVVANVALELMGKEKGQYEFINPNDHVNRSQSTNCAYPTGFRISVYNSVRKLIDAIEYLKGAFELKSQEFNTILKMGRTQLQDAVPMTVGQEFHAWAVTINEEIKNLEYTSKLLLEVNLGATAIGTGLNAAPGYQGLAVKHLAEVTGLECVAAEDLIEATSDCGAYVMTHGALKRLAVKLSKICNDLRLLSSGPRTGLNELNLPELQAGSSIMPAKVNPVVPEVVNQVCFKVLGNDNTVSFAAEGGQLQLNVMEPVIAQSMFESLDILTNACVNLRDKCVDGITVNKEVCESHVFNSIGIVTYLNPYIGHHEGDIVGKICAETGKSVRDVVLERGLLTEEELDDIFSVENLMHPQYKAKRYE, encoded by the coding sequence ATGGCTACTCAATCAGAAGCTCAAGTTGAAGCTCCTCAAGCTACTCGTCTCGAAGAAGATCTATTAGGTCAACGTCATGTTCCGGCTGATGCTTACTACGGCATCCACACTCTACGCGCAGTTGAAAACTTCAACATCTCAAATGTAACCATCTCAGATGTACCTGAATTCGTTCGCGGTATGGTGATGACTAAGAAAGCGGCGGCTTTAGCAAACAAAGAGTTAGGTGTAATTCCAAGCGAAGTGGCTAAATACATCATCCAAGCTTGTGACCTAATTCTAGACACGGGTAAGTGCATGGATCAGTTCCCATCGGACGTTTTCCAAGGTGGTGCTGGTACTTCTGTAAACATGAACGCAAACGAAGTTGTTGCGAACGTGGCTCTTGAACTTATGGGCAAAGAAAAAGGCCAATACGAGTTCATCAACCCGAATGACCACGTAAACCGCAGCCAATCTACAAACTGTGCTTACCCAACTGGTTTCCGTATCTCTGTTTACAACAGCGTTCGTAAACTGATTGATGCGATCGAATACCTAAAAGGTGCATTCGAGCTTAAGAGCCAAGAATTCAACACGATTTTGAAGATGGGTCGTACTCAGCTTCAAGACGCAGTTCCAATGACGGTTGGCCAAGAGTTCCACGCTTGGGCTGTAACCATCAATGAAGAAATCAAAAACCTAGAATACACTTCAAAACTACTGCTTGAAGTTAACCTAGGCGCAACGGCTATCGGTACAGGTCTGAACGCAGCACCGGGTTACCAAGGCCTAGCAGTTAAACACCTAGCAGAAGTAACAGGCCTAGAGTGTGTTGCGGCTGAAGATTTAATCGAAGCAACATCTGACTGTGGCGCATACGTAATGACGCACGGCGCACTTAAGCGTCTAGCGGTGAAACTGTCTAAAATTTGTAACGATTTGCGTCTGCTTTCTTCTGGCCCTCGTACTGGTCTGAACGAGCTAAATCTACCTGAACTGCAAGCCGGTTCTTCAATCATGCCTGCTAAAGTAAACCCAGTTGTTCCTGAAGTAGTAAACCAAGTTTGCTTTAAAGTTCTAGGTAACGACAACACGGTTTCTTTCGCTGCGGAAGGCGGCCAACTACAACTGAACGTAATGGAACCCGTTATTGCACAAAGCATGTTTGAGTCTCTAGACATCCTAACAAACGCTTGTGTGAACCTACGCGACAAGTGTGTAGACGGCATTACGGTGAACAAAGAAGTATGTGAATCACACGTATTTAACTCTATCGGTATCGTCACTTACCTAAACCCATACATTGGCCACCACGAGGGTGACATTGTTGGTAAGATCTGTGCTGAGACAGGTAAGAGCGTGCGTGATGTGGTTCTAGAGCGCGGTTTATTAACCGAAGAAGAACTTGATGACATTTTCTCTGTTGAAAATTTGATGCATCCTCAGTATAAAGCGAAGCGCTACGAATAA
- a CDS encoding FxsA family protein — MFPILLLLFIFVPIIEIGLFIQVGGFLGLWPTIALVLITAFVGASLVRSQGIQTLMSVQGRLQQGEMPAQQILEGVMLAVAGVLLLTPGFMTDALGMLVLLPAPRAMIAKKMMEKMVVTNMSGGFHAGGQAGFGQSPFGQDPFNRDPSDQSKDGNTFEGEFEKKDDDNDRNRLN; from the coding sequence GTGTTTCCTATCTTATTATTACTATTTATCTTCGTACCCATCATTGAGATTGGGCTATTTATTCAAGTTGGTGGCTTCTTAGGATTGTGGCCAACTATTGCGTTGGTTTTGATCACTGCATTTGTGGGTGCATCGCTGGTTCGTAGCCAAGGCATTCAGACACTTATGTCTGTGCAAGGTCGTTTGCAACAAGGCGAAATGCCAGCACAACAGATTCTTGAAGGCGTGATGCTTGCAGTTGCCGGTGTATTGCTGCTGACTCCGGGCTTTATGACGGACGCACTCGGTATGTTGGTACTGCTGCCAGCACCAAGAGCGATGATTGCCAAGAAAATGATGGAAAAAATGGTGGTGACCAATATGTCTGGTGGTTTCCATGCGGGTGGACAAGCTGGTTTTGGCCAGAGTCCATTTGGACAAGATCCATTCAATCGCGATCCATCTGACCAATCAAAAGACGGCAACACCTTTGAAGGTGAGTTTGAGAAGAAAGACGACGACAACGATCGTAATCGCTTAAACTAA
- the trmL gene encoding tRNA (uridine(34)/cytosine(34)/5-carboxymethylaminomethyluridine(34)-2'-O)-methyltransferase TrmL: MFDIALYEPEIAPNTGNIIRLCANCGANLHLIEPLGFDFEEKKVRRAGLDYHDLARVKRHKNLEAFLEYLENEREGDFRIFACTTKTTGHHVDAKFQQGDVLMFGPETRGLPAEFIESMPMEQRIRIPMMPDARSLNLSNAVAIIAFEAWRQMGFEGAV; the protein is encoded by the coding sequence ATGTTTGATATCGCTCTATACGAACCAGAAATTGCACCCAATACGGGTAACATCATCCGCCTATGTGCTAACTGCGGCGCAAACCTGCATCTTATCGAACCGCTTGGCTTTGATTTTGAAGAGAAGAAGGTTCGTCGTGCTGGCTTGGATTACCACGACCTTGCACGAGTTAAGCGTCACAAGAACCTAGAAGCTTTCCTTGAGTATCTTGAGAATGAACGCGAGGGTGACTTCCGCATCTTTGCTTGCACCACTAAAACGACAGGCCACCACGTTGATGCGAAATTCCAACAAGGTGATGTGTTGATGTTTGGCCCAGAGACTCGCGGGCTGCCTGCTGAGTTCATCGAAAGCATGCCAATGGAACAACGCATTCGTATTCCAATGATGCCAGACGCACGCAGCCTCAACCTATCTAACGCAGTGGCAATCATTGCTTTTGAAGCATGGCGACAAATGGGTTTTGAAGGCGCGGTATAA
- a CDS encoding superoxide dismutase, protein MSHTFPALPYAYDALEPYIDAKTMEVHYSKHHRTYYDKFVAAISGSELEQQSLTEIFANISQHSPAVRNNGGGYYNHILYWNCMSQDGGGEPTGELGEAIKSTFGDFETFQDQFTQAAINTFGSGFAWLVVEQGQLKIISTSNQDNPWMDTVASDGEPILALDVWEHAYYISYQNRRPDYINAWWNVVNWNAVSENYAQALALALANQA, encoded by the coding sequence ATGTCGCACACTTTCCCTGCTTTACCCTACGCTTACGATGCCCTAGAGCCTTACATTGACGCTAAGACGATGGAAGTGCATTACAGCAAGCACCATAGAACCTACTACGATAAGTTTGTTGCGGCGATTTCTGGCAGCGAGCTAGAACAGCAATCTCTGACCGAGATCTTCGCCAACATATCTCAGCACAGCCCTGCCGTGCGTAACAATGGTGGTGGCTACTACAATCACATCTTATATTGGAATTGCATGTCGCAAGACGGCGGTGGCGAACCCACGGGCGAGCTTGGCGAGGCTATCAAGAGTACCTTCGGAGATTTCGAGACATTCCAAGATCAGTTCACTCAAGCGGCGATCAATACCTTTGGCTCTGGCTTTGCTTGGCTAGTGGTAGAGCAAGGACAACTGAAGATCATCTCAACCTCGAACCAAGATAATCCGTGGATGGATACCGTAGCCAGTGATGGCGAACCGATTCTTGCGCTCGATGTTTGGGAACACGCCTACTACATCAGCTACCAAAACCGTCGCCCTGACTACATCAATGCATGGTGGAACGTGGTGAATTGGAATGCCGTATCTGAAAACTACGCGCAAGCACTAGCACTAGCACTAGCAAATCAAGCTTAA
- the cpxA gene encoding envelope stress sensor histidine kinase CpxA has product MRIPKITSLYGRIFAIFWFTMLLVLLSVLSLPHLDPRVARDVPADHLDKLERIAKITEKRYAKEPNLGKIVFQLEAPRSRKDSRARIYLTDLEGAVLTSKRHSDYKLKAIRNFVTSIDNPEVPKQKLYGHYMVAGPVPIKLAGEELLMYAGIKWTQPPPFLLRLFDRPLQLLLAVMLASTPLLLWLAWALSQPARRLERAAQRVAKGQFEVDPTLEKGTSEFRQAGESFNQMVEAVNQMISGQQRLLSDISHELRSPLTRLRMANALAIRKQGESQELERIDTEAQRLEQMISELLTLSRMQVDSHITREVQPISSLWEEILKDAEFEAEQMGKQLTFSEIPERSISGNPKLLMSALDNITRNAIYYGKDQVDVQFHVVQDQLTICVNDNGDGVPDDELDSIFRPFYRVSTARDRNSGGTGLGLTITESAIRQHSGTITATRSQLGGLQLEITLPILPV; this is encoded by the coding sequence ATGCGTATACCTAAAATCACCAGCTTATATGGACGTATCTTTGCTATCTTTTGGTTCACCATGTTACTGGTGCTTTTGTCGGTGCTGTCACTTCCCCATTTAGACCCTCGAGTCGCGCGAGATGTGCCCGCAGATCACCTCGATAAACTCGAGCGTATCGCTAAAATCACAGAGAAACGCTACGCCAAAGAACCAAATCTGGGCAAGATTGTCTTCCAACTGGAGGCGCCACGCAGCCGCAAGGATTCTCGCGCTCGCATCTACCTGACCGACCTTGAGGGCGCAGTCCTTACCTCAAAAAGGCATTCAGACTACAAACTTAAAGCGATCCGTAACTTTGTTACCTCGATAGATAACCCTGAAGTGCCGAAACAAAAACTGTACGGACACTACATGGTGGCAGGTCCAGTACCCATAAAACTCGCGGGTGAAGAGTTGTTGATGTACGCCGGAATCAAGTGGACTCAACCACCGCCATTCTTGTTACGTCTGTTTGATAGACCTCTGCAGTTACTGCTTGCGGTTATGCTGGCGAGTACCCCGCTATTACTTTGGCTAGCTTGGGCACTGAGTCAACCCGCACGCAGGCTCGAGCGCGCAGCACAACGCGTGGCGAAAGGTCAATTCGAGGTCGATCCAACACTCGAAAAAGGTACATCAGAGTTTAGACAAGCCGGTGAAAGCTTTAACCAGATGGTAGAAGCGGTGAACCAGATGATTTCGGGGCAACAACGCCTGCTCTCTGATATCTCACACGAGCTCCGCTCGCCACTGACACGTCTTCGCATGGCCAATGCACTGGCGATTCGTAAACAAGGTGAGAGCCAAGAGTTAGAACGCATTGATACCGAAGCTCAGCGTTTGGAACAGATGATCAGTGAGCTGCTGACGCTATCTCGTATGCAGGTCGACAGCCATATTACTCGTGAGGTTCAACCTATCTCGAGCCTATGGGAAGAGATCTTAAAAGACGCAGAGTTTGAAGCCGAACAGATGGGCAAACAACTGACGTTCTCGGAGATCCCAGAACGCTCTATTTCGGGCAACCCTAAACTGCTGATGAGTGCGCTAGACAACATTACACGCAATGCCATCTACTACGGTAAAGACCAAGTCGATGTACAGTTCCACGTTGTACAAGATCAGCTGACGATTTGTGTGAACGATAATGGCGATGGTGTACCTGATGATGAATTGGATTCTATCTTCAGACCTTTCTATCGCGTTTCCACTGCCCGTGATCGTAATTCTGGCGGCACTGGGCTTGGGCTCACCATTACCGAGAGTGCGATTCGCCAACACAGCGGAACCATCACCGCAACCCGTAGCCAGTTAGGTGGATTACAACTCGAAATCACCCTGCCTATCTTACCGGTGTAA
- a CDS encoding response regulator, producing MANILLIDDDTELTSLLKDILSFEGFTVSEANDGYAGLEAINDEIDLILLDVMMPRLNGMETLKKLRENWETPVLMLTAKGEEIDRVIGLELGADDYLPKPFSDRELLARIRAILRRTQTATAPKAASDRVQYQDIEVFPGKQEAYCNGELIDLTTTEFALLSHLIQNPGQVITKEALSLDVLGKRLAAFDRAIDMHISNLRKKIPERTDGKSRIKTLRGRGYLLVEED from the coding sequence ATGGCGAACATTCTTCTTATTGATGACGACACCGAGTTAACCAGCTTACTCAAAGACATTCTGAGCTTTGAGGGCTTCACTGTTTCCGAAGCCAATGATGGCTATGCAGGACTTGAAGCTATCAATGATGAGATTGACCTGATTCTTTTAGATGTGATGATGCCGCGTCTTAATGGCATGGAAACACTAAAGAAACTGAGAGAAAATTGGGAAACACCAGTGCTGATGCTGACCGCAAAAGGCGAAGAGATCGACCGTGTGATTGGTCTGGAGCTTGGCGCGGATGATTACCTGCCTAAACCTTTCAGTGACCGAGAGTTGTTAGCGCGTATTCGAGCTATCTTGCGTCGAACTCAAACCGCCACCGCGCCTAAAGCGGCCAGTGATAGAGTTCAATATCAAGACATCGAAGTCTTTCCGGGTAAACAAGAAGCCTACTGCAATGGTGAGCTCATCGACCTCACCACAACCGAGTTCGCACTACTGAGCCACCTTATCCAAAACCCAGGGCAAGTGATCACCAAAGAAGCATTGAGCCTAGATGTGTTAGGTAAAAGGCTCGCAGCGTTTGACCGTGCGATAGACATGCACATCTCTAATTTACGTAAGAAGATTCCTGAGCGCACTGACGGTAAATCACGCATCAAAACCTTGCGAGGCCGTGGCTACTTATTGGTAGAGGAAGATTAA
- a CDS encoding CpxP family protein produces MKMTKKLVLAAAALPLMLGTASAFAYGGGDKGDHKGMHGKCGGFDKKVMRQLDLTDAQKTELKEMREANRAEMKEKHAGNKADKMAKMKAHQEKVQALVLADNFDEAAANDLASQMVEKQTERRVAMLKKQHEMMSVLTAEQKTQLKEIQQERLTKCAEKMEKRMNKDK; encoded by the coding sequence ATGAAAATGACTAAGAAACTTGTACTAGCAGCTGCGGCACTTCCACTAATGTTAGGTACAGCAAGCGCGTTCGCATATGGCGGCGGCGATAAAGGCGACCACAAAGGCATGCACGGTAAATGTGGTGGCTTCGATAAGAAAGTGATGCGTCAACTAGACCTGACTGATGCACAAAAAACAGAATTGAAAGAGATGCGCGAAGCGAATCGTGCAGAGATGAAAGAAAAACACGCTGGCAATAAAGCCGATAAAATGGCGAAAATGAAAGCGCACCAAGAGAAAGTTCAAGCATTAGTACTGGCAGACAACTTCGATGAAGCAGCAGCAAACGACCTAGCAAGCCAAATGGTTGAGAAGCAAACTGAGCGTCGCGTAGCAATGCTTAAGAAGCAACACGAAATGATGAGCGTACTAACGGCTGAGCAAAAGACTCAACTGAAAGAAATCCAACAAGAGCGCCTGACTAAGTGTGCTGAAAAAATGGAAAAACGCATGAACAAAGACAAGTAA